The following proteins come from a genomic window of Peromyscus eremicus chromosome 23, PerEre_H2_v1, whole genome shotgun sequence:
- the Hvcn1 gene encoding voltage-gated hydrogen channel 1 gives MTSNDQKVTRRAKVAPAKRMSRFLKHFTVVGDDYHTWNINYKKWENEEEEEEPAPTPAEGEGSTVGTDAEAGPVPAPRPTLDFRNRLRKLFTSHRFQVIIICLVILDALLVLAELLLDLKIIEPDKKDYAVKAFHYLSFAILDFFMLEISLKIFVFRLEFFHHKFEILDAIVVVVSFILDLILIFKKHQFEALGLLILLRLWRVARIINGIIISVKTRSERQILRLKQINIQLATKIQHLEFSCSEKEQEIERLNKLLRQNGLLGTGTSLPEALP, from the exons ATGACGTCCAATGACCAAAAG GTCACTCGCAGAGCCAAGGTGGCTCCTGCCAAGAGGATGAGCAGGTTCCTGAAGCACTTCACCGTGGTCGGGGACGACTACCACACGTGGAACATCAACTACAAGAAGTGGGagaacgaggaggaggaggaggagccggcCCCCACCCCAGCGGAGGGGGAAGGCAGTACCGTGGGCACAGATGCTGAGGCTGGCCCTGTCCCCGCACCCAGGCCGACCCTGGACTTCAGGAACAGGCTGAGGAAGCTCTTCACTTCCCACAGGTTTCAG GTCATCATCATCtgcctggtgatcctggatgcccTCCTGGTACTTGCTGAGCTCCTCCTGGATCTGAAGATCATTGAGCCAGACAAGAAAGACTATGCGGTCAAG GCCTTCCACTACTTGAGTTTTGCCATCCTGGACTTCTTCATGTTGGAGATTTCCCTGAAGATCTTTGTCTTCCGCCTGGAGTTCTTCCACCACAAGTTTGAGATCCTGGACGCCATCGTGGTGGTGGTGTCCTTCATCCTCGACCTCATCCTCATCTTTAAAAAGCACCAGTTTGAAGCTCTTGGCCTGCTGATCCTGCTGCGGCTCTGGCGGGTGGCCCGGATCATCAACG gCATCATCATCTCGGTGAAGACGCGCTCGGAACGGCAGATCTTAAGGTTAAAGCAGATAAACATTCAACTGGCCACCAAGATCCAGCACCTGGAATTCAGCTGCTCTGAGAAG GAACAAGAAATTGAGAGACTCAACAAGCTGTTGAGACAGAACGGACTTCTCGGGACGGGAACCAGCCTTCCTGAAGCTCTACCCTAG